The proteins below come from a single Pseudochaenichthys georgianus chromosome 14, fPseGeo1.2, whole genome shotgun sequence genomic window:
- the LOC117458779 gene encoding cornifelin homolog B-like, whose protein sequence is MHFSADTGCNRTYDSELSQHTNTQKAIMTSKMVISQPQPVMDARDSDEWGSGICDCVQNVPECCCAFWCCPCFACKTTKKYGQCLCLPLLDMFGFVPPVTMSMRVSMRQRYGIKDTICRDCLFATFCTPCSWCQMSREMRRRNLQVVLVSAKNT, encoded by the exons ATGCACTTCAGTGCAGACACCGGCTGTAACAGGACGTACGACTCAGAGCTCTCtcaacacacaaatacacag AAAGCCATCATGACTTCCAAAATGGTCATCAGCCAGCCTCAGCCTGTGATGGACGCCCGGGACTCTGATGAGTGGGGATCAGGGATCTGTGACTGCGTTCAAAATGTGCCTGAGT GTTGTTGTGCTTTCTGGTGCTGTCCCTGCTTCGCCTGTAAAACAACCAAGAAATATGGGCAGTGTCTCTGTCTCCCCCTGTTGGACATGTTTGGTTTTGTCCCTCCCGTCACCATGTCCATGAGGGTCTCCATGAGGCAGCGCTACGGCATCAAA GACACCATATGTAGGGACTGTCTGTTTGCCACCTTCTGTACACCCTGCAGCTGGTGTCAGATGTCCAGAGAGATGAGGAGGAGAAACCTCCAAGTCGTCCTAGTCAGTGCCAAGAACACATGA